Proteins from a single region of Phycisphaeraceae bacterium D3-23:
- the dtd gene encoding D-aminoacyl-tRNA deacylase: MRVLLQRVTHASVVVEGETVGAIGRGYLLLVGVGHDDTSGTVDRLARKIVNLRLFPNDDGKFDRSLLDVRGAALVVSQFTLMGNTKKGNRPSFIDAAKPEVASPLCDYFVEALRKLGVSRVETGRFGAQMEVSLCNDGPVTLWLDSEA, translated from the coding sequence GTGCGGGTGCTCCTGCAGCGGGTAACGCACGCGTCGGTGGTGGTCGAAGGCGAAACCGTCGGCGCGATCGGGCGTGGCTACCTCCTGCTGGTCGGCGTCGGCCACGACGATACCTCCGGAACCGTGGACCGGCTGGCAAGAAAAATCGTCAACCTCCGGCTGTTCCCCAACGACGACGGCAAGTTCGACCGCTCGCTGCTCGATGTCCGCGGCGCGGCGCTCGTCGTGTCGCAGTTCACGCTGATGGGCAATACGAAGAAGGGGAATCGGCCCAGCTTCATCGACGCCGCCAAGCCCGAGGTCGCGTCGCCGCTGTGCGACTACTTCGTGGAGGCGCTACGCAAGCTCGGCGTATCGCGCGTCGAGACAGGGCGGTTCGGGGCGCAGATGGAGGTGTCGCTTTGCAATGACGGGCCGGTGACGTTGTGGCTGGATAGCGAGGCGTAA